A section of the Veillonella criceti genome encodes:
- the serS gene encoding serine--tRNA ligase: MLDLRFVRENLEAVQQNLDNRHTNGDLENFAKLYDLRKELIQEVEQLKAQRNSVTAEISALKRNKENADDKIAEMQKVGDKISELDNKVRETEAALQNIALMLPNMCDTSVPVGADENDNPEMRRWGKPREFDFPIQAHWDLGESLDILDWERAAKESGARFTFYKGLGARLERALINFMLDLHTEKQGYTEMMTPYMVTRQTLTNTGQLPKFAEDMYKVENTEYFLIPTAEVTLTNFHSGEILNMDELPKYYTAFTACFRAEAGSAGRDTRGLIRQHQFNKVEMVKFATPETSYQELESLTDNAEEVLRLLELPHRVITLCTGDIGFGSAKTYDVEVWMPAQDCYREISSCSNMTDFQARRGNIKFRREAKGKPEFIHTLNGSGLAVGRTVAAILENNQEADGSVRIPKVLQPYMGGVEVIKPVK, from the coding sequence ATGTTAGATTTACGTTTCGTTCGAGAAAACCTAGAAGCAGTACAACAAAACTTGGATAATCGCCATACCAATGGGGATTTGGAGAATTTTGCGAAATTATATGATTTGCGCAAGGAATTAATTCAAGAAGTAGAACAGTTAAAAGCACAACGCAATAGTGTTACCGCTGAAATTAGTGCTTTGAAGCGCAATAAAGAAAATGCTGATGATAAAATTGCCGAAATGCAAAAGGTAGGCGATAAAATTTCTGAATTAGATAATAAAGTGCGCGAGACTGAAGCAGCCCTTCAGAATATTGCTCTTATGTTACCTAATATGTGTGATACATCAGTACCTGTTGGGGCTGATGAAAACGATAATCCTGAAATGCGCCGTTGGGGTAAGCCGCGTGAATTCGATTTCCCAATTCAAGCTCATTGGGATTTAGGTGAAAGCCTTGATATTTTAGATTGGGAACGTGCGGCTAAAGAAAGTGGAGCCCGTTTTACATTCTATAAAGGGTTAGGTGCTCGTTTAGAACGGGCGTTAATTAATTTCATGTTAGACCTTCATACCGAAAAACAGGGATATACTGAAATGATGACTCCGTATATGGTAACGCGTCAAACTTTGACTAATACAGGGCAATTACCAAAATTTGCTGAAGATATGTACAAAGTAGAAAATACGGAATACTTCTTAATTCCAACTGCTGAAGTTACATTAACAAACTTCCATAGTGGTGAAATTTTGAACATGGATGAATTACCTAAATATTATACCGCTTTCACAGCTTGTTTCCGTGCGGAAGCAGGCTCGGCTGGTCGTGATACTCGTGGTCTTATTCGCCAACATCAGTTTAACAAAGTAGAAATGGTTAAATTTGCTACTCCTGAAACTTCATATCAGGAATTAGAATCTTTGACTGATAATGCAGAAGAAGTACTTCGTTTATTAGAATTACCACATCGTGTGATTACCCTTTGCACAGGGGATATTGGTTTTGGTTCGGCTAAAACGTATGACGTAGAAGTATGGATGCCAGCTCAAGATTGTTATCGTGAAATTTCCTCTTGCTCGAATATGACTGACTTCCAAGCGCGCCGTGGTAATATTAAATTCCGCCGTGAAGCTAAAGGTAAACCAGAATTTATTCATACATTAAATGGGTCTGGCTTAGCTGTAGGGCGTACGGTAGCGGCTATTTTGGAAAATAACCAAGAAGCTGATGGTTCTGTACGTATTCCTAAGGTGTTACAACCATATATGGGTGGCGTAGAAGTTATTAAGCCAGTGAAATAA